A genomic stretch from Halogranum gelatinilyticum includes:
- a CDS encoding glycosyltransferase family 61 protein: protein MSIISETIFEIKKNGIISGIKWGSRLLATSLIQPTADILDSYFPFIFIRGEKLKEAFEENGTIYTYGDPYYLNIDGNEEETKTAPDYITSKSGRRKVDQPFVGILHEVHIVGDYPIPIKGRSIIQEAVVSTSHLVLHLGYSLSRLLTGQYSGRKEVDTGVLLFNKWNSGYYHWTTETLTRLISIKKYIEHTNTNLKLIVGPNLTRFQEDTLSLLGFANDQIIRYNVSSMKVNRLIVPSNRRGFDPGDPAPVDYRYLRHQMREIVDVESEGHSSRVYISRQDAPTRQVTNEKEVITMLKSYGFELVTLSENNVQENIRIFSKADVVVAPHGAGLTDIIYSNSLSVIELLKEDDCSAAYYTLSKSLSHDYYSLLCDSDGKNLSVDVAKLEKLVNEVI from the coding sequence ATGAGCATCATCAGTGAAACGATTTTTGAGATCAAGAAGAACGGAATCATCTCTGGGATTAAGTGGGGGTCAAGGCTTTTAGCGACGTCACTTATTCAGCCCACTGCGGACATTCTAGATTCATATTTTCCATTTATATTCATCCGGGGAGAGAAGCTAAAGGAGGCTTTTGAGGAGAATGGTACAATATATACATATGGTGACCCATATTATTTGAACATTGATGGAAATGAGGAAGAGACTAAAACAGCACCAGACTATATTACTTCAAAATCAGGAAGGCGGAAGGTGGACCAGCCTTTTGTCGGGATATTGCATGAGGTACACATCGTAGGAGACTATCCAATCCCAATCAAAGGCCGTTCAATAATTCAAGAGGCAGTTGTTTCAACATCTCACCTTGTACTTCATCTTGGGTATTCTCTCTCGCGATTACTAACGGGTCAATACAGTGGCCGTAAGGAAGTCGACACAGGCGTATTATTATTCAATAAATGGAATTCAGGATACTACCATTGGACAACAGAGACACTAACACGATTAATCAGCATAAAAAAATATATTGAACACACCAACACTAATTTGAAATTAATTGTTGGTCCAAACCTCACTCGCTTTCAGGAAGATACACTATCGCTATTGGGATTTGCTAACGATCAAATCATTAGGTACAATGTCTCGTCGATGAAAGTCAACCGGTTAATAGTGCCATCAAACAGACGTGGCTTTGACCCAGGTGATCCAGCTCCAGTTGATTACCGGTATCTGAGGCACCAAATGCGAGAAATAGTGGATGTAGAATCTGAAGGACATAGTTCGAGAGTATACATATCGAGACAGGATGCGCCAACCCGCCAAGTCACTAATGAAAAAGAAGTAATCACAATGCTCAAATCCTATGGGTTTGAGTTAGTTACACTTTCTGAGAACAATGTACAGGAAAACATTCGGATTTTTTCAAAAGCTGATGTTGTTGTCGCACCTCACGGGGCGGGGTTGACAGATATAATATACTCAAATTCGCTTTCGGTCATTGAATTGCTTAAAGAGGACGACTGTTCGGCAGCATATTATACACTCTCCAAGTCACTAAGTCACGATTATTACTCGCTCCTATGTGATTCGGATGGAAAGAATCTCAGTGTTGACGTTGCCAAGCTGGAAAAGTTGGTGAATGAGGTGATATAG
- a CDS encoding glycosyltransferase family 4 protein, with the protein MTEMTILVIGAIDRDTGGIAQYTNEQIRHLQRDNEIIGLDVSAPEVRRVLLVPYASLKLFKDVIKLVRQDPPDIVHMHVAQGIPFYRETLFGLIATYFWDIETVLHIHGSSFDKFLESDGILSNAYQSVVFERVDKIVCLSSYWEEVLSNHTDQDKLEILPNAVNVCDYAPEENESGKLRISYISDLVKRKGVREFSNAVEQFGDDDSIQIDVAGKGPLSSIIQDLSDQHQNVRYHGYVSEDTKQDILNRSDIFILPSYAEGLPIVILEAMAGGNAIVSTNVGSIPELIGSENGILISPRNEEMIRDSVKRLGNERKKLHEIKRRNRELIEKSFSWEAHKRDLTQIYNSALQKE; encoded by the coding sequence ATGACTGAAATGACTATTCTAGTGATTGGTGCCATTGACAGAGATACTGGGGGAATCGCTCAGTACACTAATGAGCAGATAAGGCACTTACAGCGCGACAATGAAATAATCGGCCTCGATGTCTCAGCTCCTGAAGTCAGGCGAGTTCTATTGGTCCCGTATGCCAGTCTGAAGCTTTTCAAAGACGTGATCAAACTTGTTCGTCAAGATCCACCAGACATTGTACATATGCATGTAGCACAAGGAATACCCTTCTACCGGGAAACGCTCTTTGGGCTAATCGCCACATATTTCTGGGATATCGAGACTGTCCTCCACATTCATGGATCTTCATTTGATAAATTTCTAGAATCAGATGGAATTCTATCTAATGCGTATCAATCAGTAGTATTTGAAAGAGTGGACAAAATAGTCTGTCTGTCATCATATTGGGAAGAAGTACTTTCAAATCATACTGACCAAGACAAATTAGAGATATTGCCAAATGCAGTCAACGTGTGTGATTATGCACCAGAAGAGAATGAATCTGGTAAGCTGAGAATATCCTATATTTCGGACTTAGTGAAGCGAAAAGGTGTTCGAGAATTTTCTAACGCTGTAGAGCAATTCGGCGATGATGATAGCATCCAGATTGACGTTGCAGGGAAGGGCCCACTATCATCAATTATCCAAGATTTATCTGACCAGCATCAAAACGTCAGATATCATGGATATGTTTCAGAAGACACCAAACAGGATATATTAAATAGGTCTGACATTTTTATATTACCTTCGTACGCTGAAGGACTTCCAATCGTTATTCTCGAGGCTATGGCTGGTGGCAATGCAATTGTGTCTACAAATGTCGGGAGTATTCCGGAATTAATCGGAAGTGAGAATGGAATACTCATCTCACCAAGGAATGAAGAGATGATTAGAGATTCGGTTAAAAGGTTGGGGAATGAAAGAAAAAAACTTCATGAAATTAAGAGAAGGAATCGAGAGTTGATAGAAAAATCATTTTCATGGGAAGCACATAAGAGAGATCTCACACAAATATACAACTCTGCTCTACAAAAGGAGTAA
- a CDS encoding DUF354 domain-containing protein gives MSGVMRVSITAKFDDKSMNDQNTAWIDLVSPSHPFFFASLAKHIDKSDVKTTVRKKTETVDLAEEVDFDFEVVGRDFSQKWLKIAGIPARTAQLAFQAPDADIALCSRNAMCILAAKARNVPSINFTDNDITAHQDGVKYEERYNQLESLATYNIVPSAFETGELTKWHADRDDIFTYEGYKEDVYVADFEPDPRFLDRLPFETYIVLRPEALDATYVDSENSLVPDLLEKSIENGHNVVYLPRGRGDEHYAVEYSQNQVFVPQNALDGLQLAWHSNGVLTGSGTMAREAASMSIPAVSFFPNKLLSVDRSMVEQGRVLHSRDTIEIMNYIDSVGQEATQADLNRSKQVKDEVVDIVNKIINKHE, from the coding sequence ATGAGTGGAGTGATGCGGGTTTCAATTACCGCCAAATTTGACGATAAATCTATGAATGACCAAAATACAGCGTGGATTGACCTCGTCAGTCCGTCACATCCGTTCTTTTTTGCATCGCTAGCTAAGCATATTGATAAGTCGGATGTGAAAACGACCGTTCGTAAGAAAACCGAGACAGTTGATTTAGCTGAAGAAGTTGATTTCGATTTCGAAGTCGTCGGTCGGGATTTCTCTCAGAAGTGGCTAAAGATTGCTGGGATTCCCGCTCGAACAGCTCAACTGGCGTTTCAGGCGCCGGATGCAGACATCGCACTATGCTCACGGAATGCCATGTGTATCCTCGCAGCGAAAGCTCGAAATGTGCCCTCAATTAACTTCACCGACAATGACATTACTGCTCATCAAGATGGAGTAAAATATGAAGAGAGATACAACCAGCTGGAATCATTGGCAACATATAATATTGTCCCATCAGCGTTTGAGACCGGCGAATTGACAAAATGGCATGCCGACCGTGATGATATATTCACATATGAGGGATACAAAGAGGATGTGTATGTTGCTGATTTTGAGCCGGACCCCAGGTTTTTGGACAGATTGCCATTCGAAACCTACATCGTACTTCGTCCGGAAGCTCTTGACGCAACTTATGTTGATTCTGAAAATTCACTAGTCCCCGATTTACTTGAAAAGTCCATTGAGAACGGTCATAATGTCGTCTACTTACCTCGTGGTAGAGGTGATGAACACTATGCAGTAGAGTACTCGCAAAATCAAGTGTTTGTACCACAGAACGCTCTAGATGGTCTTCAACTCGCATGGCATTCGAATGGTGTATTAACTGGATCCGGTACAATGGCTCGAGAAGCCGCATCTATGTCGATACCAGCAGTATCGTTTTTCCCGAACAAGCTTTTGTCGGTTGATCGTTCAATGGTTGAACAGGGACGTGTCTTGCATAGTCGTGATACAATTGAAATCATGAATTATATCGATTCTGTAGGGCAAGAAGCCACTCAAGCAGACCTAAATAGGTCAAAACAAGTAAAAGATGAGGTTGTAGATATCGTGAACAAAATTATAAATAAGCATGAATAG
- a CDS encoding IS5 family transposase: MISEFRLLTRVTVAKAKSVVDNSDEPADPQGGGGFAEWAMLTLHALRIELGKSYRVAVDLLSEMPGVLEEIGLTRLPHYTVLRTWFARIPTKTWRAFLGASAEKRTGHAAIDSTGFDRDQPSRHYANRTHYRVRALKVTALVDVETLYITDIHSTTSKKHDAKIGPQVARVPAGDLRSLAADRGYDAKAFRDELRENGIRPLIKHRIMNPLDHAHNARMDRDRYNRRSMSETVFSSIKRTLGAAVRARSWWLEFREMLLKATVYNLRRSVRYP, encoded by the coding sequence TTGATATCGGAATTCCGTCTCCTCACCCGTGTTACGGTCGCTAAGGCTAAATCAGTTGTCGATAACTCAGACGAACCCGCCGACCCCCAAGGGGGTGGCGGGTTCGCCGAATGGGCGATGCTCACGCTTCATGCACTCCGCATCGAGCTGGGCAAATCCTACCGCGTTGCGGTAGATTTGCTCAGCGAAATGCCCGGCGTTCTTGAAGAGATCGGGCTCACCAGACTTCCACACTACACGGTGCTTCGCACGTGGTTTGCGCGGATTCCAACGAAGACGTGGCGTGCGTTTCTCGGTGCGTCCGCCGAGAAACGCACTGGCCACGCTGCTATCGATTCGACCGGCTTCGACCGTGACCAGCCCAGCCGTCACTACGCCAACCGCACGCACTACCGTGTCCGGGCGCTGAAAGTCACTGCACTCGTGGATGTCGAAACGCTGTACATCACGGACATCCACTCCACAACGAGCAAGAAACACGATGCGAAGATCGGCCCGCAGGTCGCCCGCGTTCCGGCGGGCGACCTGCGGAGCCTCGCTGCCGACCGAGGATACGACGCAAAAGCCTTCCGCGACGAACTCCGCGAAAACGGCATCAGACCGCTGATCAAGCACAGGATCATGAATCCACTCGATCACGCCCACAACGCCCGCATGGATCGTGATCGGTACAACCGTCGCTCAATGTCAGAAACCGTCTTCTCAAGCATCAAGCGCACGCTCGGCGCTGCCGTGCGTGCGCGTAGCTGGTGGCTTGAGTTCCGTGAAATGCTTCTCAAAGCGACCGTCTACAACCTCCGTAGGAGCGTCCGATATCCGTGA
- a CDS encoding glycosyltransferase family 4 protein, translating into MKIGIYHRRVSWNTSGGVSVYLQEIAAQLAKEHSVTVFSSADEQVAPKLADSDVNVITYDRSVMAKRLEQLTQSKLAPEKIDSLSLFLSGVLRGMRSDIRSQCDVLLTGFPVDDILVSNLVNIPCIFQYHSLDVINKGTKIHDFVSSSELTIANSQSIADRLQTEVRIRTNGVVEPGVDYEFFSEGKQSVLPDQGVSIVFVGRLIKNKGVQDIIKAISNEPQFQLHIIGEGEYEKNLMRICSKKSVSRRVTFHGRKPRSKVRDYLCSADIVCHPSYDETWCMTNFEAMAAGSPLITTNLDTICQYADHEENCLLVEPGNPNQIQESLQRINENPEFAKDLIDGGRKTSKKYSWESQANDICKHIRNCL; encoded by the coding sequence ATGAAAATTGGAATATACCACAGAAGGGTATCATGGAATACGAGTGGAGGGGTTTCAGTATACCTTCAAGAGATTGCCGCCCAACTTGCAAAAGAACATTCTGTGACCGTCTTCAGTTCAGCAGATGAACAAGTTGCACCAAAACTTGCAGATTCAGACGTCAACGTCATCACCTATGATAGATCAGTGATGGCGAAACGACTGGAACAACTGACTCAGTCCAAACTTGCCCCTGAAAAGATTGACAGCTTATCATTATTTCTATCAGGTGTGCTCCGTGGAATGCGATCTGACATCAGGAGCCAGTGCGACGTACTTCTCACAGGTTTCCCAGTTGACGATATCTTAGTTTCAAATCTGGTGAATATACCCTGCATTTTCCAATATCATTCATTAGATGTGATAAACAAAGGTACAAAGATTCATGATTTTGTATCCTCGTCTGAATTGACCATTGCCAATTCTCAATCGATCGCTGACCGACTCCAAACCGAAGTGAGAATTCGGACTAATGGTGTCGTTGAACCAGGAGTTGATTATGAATTCTTCTCAGAGGGTAAGCAATCAGTGCTTCCAGACCAAGGGGTGTCAATTGTCTTTGTTGGTAGATTAATCAAAAATAAAGGGGTACAAGATATCATCAAGGCAATATCAAATGAACCACAATTCCAACTGCACATTATCGGGGAAGGAGAATATGAAAAAAATTTAATGCGAATATGTTCCAAAAAGTCCGTTTCAAGAAGAGTTACATTTCACGGTCGAAAGCCTCGGTCAAAAGTTAGAGACTACTTATGCTCTGCAGACATAGTCTGTCACCCCTCTTACGACGAAACATGGTGCATGACAAATTTTGAGGCAATGGCTGCAGGGTCACCACTGATAACGACAAACTTGGACACCATTTGCCAGTATGCAGACCATGAAGAAAATTGTCTACTAGTTGAGCCTGGAAACCCCAACCAGATTCAAGAGTCACTCCAGAGAATTAACGAGAACCCTGAATTTGCAAAAGACTTAATTGATGGAGGAAGGAAGACGTCAAAGAAATATTCGTGGGAATCCCAAGCTAATGATATCTGCAAACATATTCGGAATTGCCTGTAG
- a CDS encoding oligosaccharide flippase family protein has product MKKSIFQLASIALIGGIVGRGFRYSLDVVISRGLGPDALGVFTFGLVISQFVIIFSRLGLDQAVQKFIPIYLDESPEKTTGVVVFSIGTPILLSTLISSILILNLDMLLSILGSGQRNILFIFFAGLPILAGFEVAVNATKGFKETKYAVFGDNIVRSGLALVLAYVSSFIYNDLVAVVIGYFAATTIGLFVMLFSIKSLGGFNSKPTTFEPRKLLNFSLPLVLLAAGGRLVSWADVMILGVYVSNVELGWYQAAYQTSALLLIVLHAANSIFPALASDLYESGQMQKLQQIYNTTTKWIALLSILGCMYLIVFSNDILSIFGEPTTQANNILSILAVGQMISAAVGPVGYLLVMSGNERVETANTIIVATINISLNIFFVQTHGALGAAIATGISFTIYNFIRLIQVWWLAQIKPFSLFNPASVISLVLALVTLALVVYLPLDGVFLAMVAGFLTLSVFALSNYILGFEEKDRVILESIG; this is encoded by the coding sequence ATGAAAAAGTCAATTTTCCAATTGGCCTCTATCGCTCTTATTGGCGGTATTGTTGGTCGTGGATTTAGATACTCTCTTGATGTCGTGATTTCAAGAGGACTTGGTCCTGATGCTCTTGGAGTATTTACCTTTGGACTGGTTATCTCCCAATTTGTCATAATATTCTCTAGATTAGGACTAGATCAAGCAGTTCAAAAATTCATACCAATTTACTTGGACGAATCTCCAGAGAAAACAACAGGTGTTGTTGTGTTCTCAATTGGAACACCAATCCTGCTCTCTACCCTCATATCATCTATACTTATCTTGAATCTAGATATGTTATTGTCGATCCTCGGTAGTGGCCAAAGAAATATTCTCTTCATCTTTTTTGCAGGCCTTCCAATATTGGCAGGGTTTGAAGTTGCAGTAAATGCAACAAAAGGTTTTAAAGAAACAAAGTACGCAGTCTTTGGGGATAATATCGTCAGGTCTGGCCTTGCACTAGTGCTTGCATACGTATCATCATTCATTTATAATGACTTAGTGGCTGTTGTTATCGGATATTTTGCTGCGACAACAATTGGTCTATTTGTCATGTTGTTCTCAATCAAATCTCTTGGAGGATTCAATTCTAAACCAACCACTTTTGAACCGAGAAAATTGTTGAATTTTTCTTTGCCATTAGTACTGTTAGCTGCAGGTGGTCGTCTAGTTTCGTGGGCCGACGTCATGATATTGGGCGTATATGTTTCTAATGTAGAGTTAGGTTGGTATCAGGCTGCATACCAAACTTCAGCTCTTCTGTTGATTGTACTTCATGCAGCGAACAGTATTTTCCCGGCCTTGGCTTCCGATCTGTACGAATCAGGTCAGATGCAGAAACTTCAACAAATATATAATACAACAACGAAATGGATTGCTCTTCTATCAATCCTTGGTTGTATGTACTTGATTGTCTTTTCAAACGATATTTTGTCAATCTTCGGAGAACCAACCACCCAAGCAAATAACATCCTTTCGATTTTGGCTGTTGGTCAAATGATTAGTGCGGCAGTTGGTCCTGTAGGATACCTGCTCGTAATGAGTGGGAATGAGCGGGTAGAAACAGCGAATACAATAATTGTCGCAACTATCAATATTTCTTTGAATATTTTCTTCGTGCAGACGCATGGCGCTCTGGGGGCAGCTATCGCCACCGGAATTTCGTTCACAATTTACAATTTTATTCGATTGATTCAGGTATGGTGGTTGGCTCAGATAAAGCCATTTTCACTGTTTAATCCTGCAAGTGTTATTTCACTAGTCTTAGCGCTAGTTACTCTTGCATTGGTTGTGTATCTCCCACTAGACGGGGTTTTTCTCGCAATGGTTGCTGGATTCTTGACTCTCTCTGTGTTTGCTTTGTCTAATTATATCCTAGGATTTGAGGAGAAGGACAGAGTCATATTAGAGTCAATTGGTTGA
- a CDS encoding sulfatase has protein sequence MNDGDAAHPDILWVTLESVRYDHTSISDYERDTTPNISLLANEKGSSASNAYSHGIWTRASSASILTGYPPAVHQTWSGESSLPKNMETIPEQLQSRGYSTTAISANPQFGPDVGLDRGFDDFHLLRKETLINEVGVLSTVKYILNLWRHSAGYTTKTNRHSLGYLTNEAAVQNLKRKSNQSPHFLYVHHFDTHHPYIPPKLWRSSFESPLGVKKSVELAEKMSSNLHKSIGDGVQFSGEELQAITTMYDSLIRYVDTLVGRLTKTARKYLDNPIIVITSDHGEFFGENDLLAHMLSTHSAVCEVPMIVSGLPELPKDSPIQPADIWKVISEENNLGLSVPAGHHYKSDPRKYAVVQRGKERSQKKVDLISKQSPTFDLNKFPTGNETSIIGNNYRLERISEHTNLFKLDTEQASVKKEQVDIMNAWLDEWEHKWSETNYSPERSDFSPSVQDQLSDLGYL, from the coding sequence ATGAATGATGGAGACGCAGCCCATCCAGATATCCTATGGGTAACACTTGAGAGTGTCAGATACGATCATACCTCTATTTCGGATTACGAACGAGATACCACACCGAATATTTCGTTGCTTGCTAATGAAAAGGGGTCAAGTGCATCGAATGCTTATAGCCATGGAATTTGGACACGAGCTTCATCTGCGTCAATCCTTACTGGTTATCCACCTGCAGTCCATCAAACGTGGTCTGGCGAGAGTAGCTTACCGAAAAACATGGAGACGATTCCTGAACAACTTCAATCAAGGGGATATTCGACTACTGCCATTTCAGCAAATCCTCAGTTTGGTCCAGATGTTGGACTGGATAGAGGGTTTGATGACTTCCACCTACTGAGAAAAGAGACTCTGATCAACGAAGTTGGAGTCCTTTCCACAGTGAAATACATCTTGAATTTGTGGAGACATTCAGCAGGTTACACAACAAAGACGAATCGGCATTCGTTAGGGTATCTCACAAATGAAGCAGCTGTTCAAAACCTAAAGAGAAAATCAAACCAGTCCCCTCACTTCCTCTACGTTCATCACTTTGACACACATCATCCGTACATTCCTCCTAAGCTGTGGAGGTCTAGTTTTGAATCCCCACTAGGAGTGAAGAAGTCAGTTGAGCTCGCGGAGAAAATGTCGTCGAATTTGCACAAGAGTATTGGCGACGGTGTTCAATTTTCTGGAGAAGAACTACAGGCAATAACCACGATGTATGATTCGTTAATTAGGTATGTGGACACATTAGTTGGAAGACTCACAAAAACGGCAAGAAAGTATCTTGACAATCCGATTATTGTGATAACCTCAGATCATGGAGAATTTTTTGGAGAAAATGACTTGTTAGCGCATATGTTATCAACTCACTCCGCAGTCTGTGAAGTGCCAATGATTGTTTCAGGACTTCCGGAATTGCCCAAAGATTCTCCTATCCAGCCTGCAGATATTTGGAAAGTGATTAGCGAAGAGAACAACTTGGGCCTGTCTGTCCCAGCAGGGCACCATTACAAGAGCGACCCTCGCAAGTATGCAGTCGTCCAGAGAGGAAAAGAAAGGTCTCAGAAGAAGGTAGATTTGATTTCCAAGCAGAGCCCAACGTTCGACTTAAATAAATTTCCTACAGGTAACGAGACAAGCATAATTGGGAACAACTATCGCCTTGAACGGATTAGCGAACATACAAATTTATTCAAATTGGATACTGAGCAGGCGAGCGTGAAAAAAGAGCAGGTAGACATTATGAATGCCTGGTTAGACGAATGGGAACACAAGTGGAGTGAAACGAATTATTCACCCGAGAGATCGGATTTCAGTCCAAGTGTTCAAGACCAGTTGAGTGATCTTGGATATCTGTGA